Proteins from a genomic interval of Cucumis melo cultivar AY chromosome 7, USDA_Cmelo_AY_1.0, whole genome shotgun sequence:
- the LOC103494692 gene encoding palmitoyl-monogalactosyldiacylglycerol delta-7 desaturase, chloroplastic-like: protein MDALSRDPMRAVKPPMSFGKRKRNKIDKKVASVFLLLHLLCIFAPFQINRGAFLICLVLFTITGLFGITISYHRNLSHKSFKIPKWLEYLLAYCGVHALQGNPINWVSTHRYHHQFVDTEKDPHTPIHGFWFGYIIWILEEKDGSIAGMNRKHRKLDNASDLEKQIFYRFIRKTYLLHPIALAIILYVIGGFPFFIWGTCVRTVMLLHSTFMVNSFCHMWGNQPWKTNDFSTNNWWVSLVTFGEGWHNNHHAFEYSARLGIEWWQFDIGWYVIMFLQAIGLATNVKLPSQSHMHKLAQT from the exons ATGGATGCATTATCAAGAGATCCAATGAGAGCTGTGAAGCCTCCAATGTCATTTGGGAAGAGGAAAAGGAACAAGATAGACAAAAAAGTGGCTTCTGTCTTTCTCCTTTTGCATTTGTTATGTATTTTTGCACCATTTCAAATCAATCGAGGAGCATTTTTGATTTGTTTGGTATTGTTTACGATCACGGGTCTCTTTGGCATTACTATTTCGTATCATCGAAATCTTTCACATAAGAGTTTTAAAATCCCCAAATGGCTTGAATACTTACTCGCTTATTGCGGAGTTCATGCACTACAG GGTAATCCAATTAATTGGGTGAGCACGCATAGATACCATCATCAATTTGTTGATACCGAAAAAGATCCACATACTCCTATTCATGGATTTTGGTTTGGTTATATAATTTGGATTCTGGAGGAGAAAGATGGAAGCATTGCTGGAATGAATAGGAAGCATCGGAAATTGGATAATGCTAGTGATTTAGAGAAGCAAATTTTCTATAGGTTTATTCGCAAAACATATCTTCTTCATCCAATTGCTCTTGCGATCATTCTTTATGTCATTGGAGGATTCCCTTTTTTCATTTGGGGAACG TGTGTGAGAACGGTAATGCTTTTACATTCAACATTCATGGTGAATTCATTTTGTCATATGTGGGGAAACCAACCATGGAAAACAAACGATTTCTCTACAAACAATTG gTGGGTGAGTCTAGTTACATTTGGAGAAGGTTGGCACAATAACCATCATGCTTTTGAGTATTCAGCTAGGTTGGGCATCGAGTGGTGGCAATTTGACATTGGTTGGTAtgttattatgtttcttcaAGCCATTGGATTGGCCACTAATGTCAAATTACCATCTCAAAGCCATATGCATAAGTTGGCCCAAACATAA
- the LOC103494693 gene encoding palmitoyl-monogalactosyldiacylglycerol delta-7 desaturase, chloroplastic-like has product MEKSPRSFMRRKWTMLDKIIFFSLFIVHIGCIFAPFHFTWHAFCLAFALYVVTGLSISVSYHRNLAHRSFKLPKLLEYFLAYCAAHALQGDPIDWVSTHRCHHQFVDTEKDPHSPIRGFWFSHITWLFDSYNLTKKVCPKYFTNFQKIDRSIFIWFSKHGRPDNVRDLEKQIFYRFIHKTYFLHHILLAILLFQVGGLPFLIWGTCVRIVVLMHITFMVNSVCHIWGKRRWNTEDLSRNNWLVSLLAFGEGWHNNHHAFEYSARFGLEWWQIDFGWYTIRVLQAIGLAKNVKLPSTIHKQRLFIDY; this is encoded by the exons ATGGAGAAATCCCCAAGGTCATTCATGAGGAGAAAATGGACGATGTTGGAcaaaatcattttcttttcccTGTTCATCGTCCATATTGGCTGTATTTTTGcaccatttcattttacttgGCATGCATTTTGTCTTGCCTTTGCATTGTACGTTGTTACTGGCTTAAGCATTAGTGTTTCATATCATAGAAATCTTGCACATAGAAGTTTCAAACTTCCAAAACTACTTGAATACTTTCTCGCTTATTGTGCAGCTCATGCACTTCAG ggTGATCCAATTGATTGGGTGAGCACACATAGGTGTCATCACCAATTTGTCGATACAGAAAAAGACCCACATAGTCCTATCAGAGGGTTTTGGTTTAGCCATATCACTTGGCTTTTTGATTCCTATAATTTGACCAAAAAAGTTTGTCCAAAATATTTTaccaattttcaaaaaattgatAGAAGCATATTTATATGGTTCTCAAAGCACGGGAGACCCGATAATGTTCGTGATTTGGAGAAGCAAATATTCTATAGGTTTATTCATAAAACATATTTTCTTCATCACATTCTTCTTGCAATCCTACTCTTTCAAGTTGGAGGACTTCCATTTCTTATATGGGGCACG TGTGTAAGGATCGTAGTGCTCATGCACATAACTTTTATGGTGAACTCCGTATGTCATATATGGGGAAAACGTCGATGGAATACCGAAGATTTGTCAAGAAACAATTG gtTGGTAAGTTTGCTTGCATTTGGTGAAGGTTGGCACAATAACCATCATGCTTTTGAATATTCAGCAAGGTTTGGACTTGAATGGTGGCAAATTGATTTTGGTTGGTATACAATTAGGGTTCTTCAAGCCATTGGACTTGCCAAAAATGTTAAATTACCTTCTACAATTCACAAGCAAAGGCTTTTTATAGACTATTGA